The proteins below come from a single Saccharopolyspora sp. SCSIO 74807 genomic window:
- a CDS encoding phosphotransferase family protein: MSVEITSGPPEVRVPASTAVTDTVGTAEAVLSKRMGAAVRLADAEDLGGSERSAVLRVRVAETPYELPRTLVLKHYCEVPESARADPFAHEAASCQLATALPPEIRVGPELIAHDADRRLLVLEDLGRGSTLADVLFGEDPRAAERALLAWARALGRLHTTLAGREADFEALMRRVGAKSWTDPVAEDIARSLTELPGLLEQTLDLPTSPEVSARLASAAELLESGRYRSFSPSDICPDNSLVTGTGVRFLDFEWGCVRDVALDAAYLQYPFPSSWCSYALPENLADGMLATWRSEIAEVWPELDDDEVLLPRLFDAQLLWVWVSTWWFLPRTGESDRPIDLHMPSPRRSTALVDRWRRLRDDAQACGEPELAEYASRMVDALVERFGAGALQLLRYPAFRTEEK; this comes from the coding sequence ATGAGCGTGGAGATCACTTCCGGCCCTCCGGAGGTCCGTGTGCCCGCCAGCACTGCGGTGACCGACACCGTCGGTACCGCGGAAGCCGTGCTCAGCAAGCGGATGGGAGCCGCGGTCCGGCTCGCCGATGCGGAGGACCTCGGTGGCAGCGAACGCTCCGCCGTGCTGCGGGTGCGCGTGGCGGAGACGCCCTACGAGCTCCCGCGCACGCTGGTGCTCAAGCACTACTGCGAGGTCCCCGAGTCGGCGCGCGCCGACCCGTTCGCGCACGAAGCGGCCAGCTGCCAGCTCGCCACCGCGCTGCCACCGGAGATCCGGGTCGGTCCCGAGCTCATCGCGCACGACGCCGATCGGCGGCTGCTGGTGCTGGAGGACCTCGGGCGCGGTTCCACGCTCGCCGACGTGCTCTTCGGCGAAGACCCCCGCGCGGCCGAGCGCGCGCTGCTGGCCTGGGCCAGGGCGCTCGGGCGGCTGCACACCACGCTGGCGGGCCGGGAGGCCGATTTCGAGGCGCTGATGCGCCGCGTCGGCGCCAAGTCCTGGACGGACCCGGTAGCCGAGGACATCGCGCGGTCGCTGACCGAACTGCCCGGCCTGCTCGAGCAGACGCTGGACCTGCCGACCTCGCCCGAGGTCTCGGCGCGGCTGGCTTCAGCCGCGGAGCTGCTCGAGTCCGGCCGCTACCGCTCGTTCAGCCCGTCCGACATCTGCCCGGACAACAGCCTGGTCACCGGCACCGGGGTGCGGTTCCTCGACTTCGAGTGGGGCTGCGTGCGCGACGTGGCGCTGGACGCGGCCTACCTGCAGTACCCCTTCCCGTCCTCGTGGTGCTCCTACGCGTTGCCGGAGAACCTGGCCGACGGGATGCTCGCGACCTGGCGATCGGAGATCGCCGAGGTGTGGCCGGAGCTGGACGACGACGAGGTGCTGCTGCCCCGGCTGTTCGACGCGCAGCTGCTGTGGGTGTGGGTGTCGACCTGGTGGTTCCTGCCGCGCACCGGCGAGTCGGACCGGCCGATCGACCTGCACATGCCCTCGCCACGGCGCAGCACGGCGCTGGTGGACCGGTGGCGGCGGTTGCGCGACGACGCGCAGGCGTGCGGGGAACCGGAGCTGGCCGAGTACGCCTCGCGGATGGTCGACGCGCTGGTGGAGCGCTTCGGCGCTGGTGCGTTGCAGCTGTTGCGGTATCCGGCGTTCCGGACCGAGGAGAAGTGA
- a CDS encoding GNAT family N-acetyltransferase, which translates to MQDEISGGVEPDAARVSEVEHAAAMTWPASTVQHRGGWLLRYCADLDRWRSNSALPPSRVRDVAAEIEQVVRFYSERGARASVQVSPSRWHEELDVGLAARGFRQVTPVHVLTAELPGPGDVSAAGVEVRLDDEPMKRWLDASSAVRGRSEPGLARIDRPARYATALVDGVAAGIGLFVREGRWCAVYCMATAPWARGRGVARAVLRAGARWAGEVRASGMFLQVEQDNDAARRLYAGCGFEFSHEYHYRVADTRG; encoded by the coding sequence GTGCAGGACGAAATCTCCGGCGGTGTTGAGCCGGACGCAGCGCGGGTGTCCGAGGTCGAGCACGCCGCCGCGATGACGTGGCCGGCGAGCACGGTGCAGCACCGCGGTGGCTGGTTGCTGCGGTACTGCGCGGATTTGGACCGGTGGCGCTCGAACTCCGCGCTGCCGCCTTCGCGGGTGCGCGATGTAGCGGCCGAGATCGAACAGGTCGTGCGGTTCTACTCCGAGCGCGGTGCTCGTGCTTCGGTGCAGGTCAGCCCGTCGCGGTGGCACGAGGAACTGGACGTCGGCCTGGCGGCGCGCGGTTTCCGGCAGGTGACGCCGGTGCACGTGCTGACCGCCGAGTTGCCCGGTCCGGGCGACGTGTCGGCCGCCGGAGTCGAGGTCCGTCTCGACGACGAGCCGATGAAGCGCTGGCTGGACGCCTCCAGCGCGGTCCGCGGCCGGTCGGAGCCCGGCTTGGCGCGGATCGATCGGCCCGCCCGGTACGCGACCGCCCTGGTGGACGGCGTTGCGGCCGGGATCGGCCTGTTCGTGCGGGAAGGCCGGTGGTGCGCGGTGTACTGCATGGCGACCGCGCCGTGGGCGCGCGGACGGGGCGTGGCTCGTGCGGTGCTGCGCGCGGGCGCCCGCTGGGCAGGCGAGGTGCGGGCGAGCGGCATGTTCCTCCAGGTCGAGCAGGACAACGACGCCGCACGGCGGCTGTACGCGGGCTGCGGTTTCGAGTTCTCGCACGAGTACCACTATCGTGTCGCCGACACTCGCGGTTAA